From the Clostridium sp. Marseille-P299 genome, one window contains:
- a CDS encoding uracil-xanthine permease family protein, translating to MEKNKQVVGYLPDERPPLWKLVLYAIQQVIVMFPATVAVAIITGFHISTTIFASGLATICFLFVTKKKIPLYYGSSFSYVAAIGGLMSSEALAGYGLNDKIAIAQFGIVMSGFISIIAGFIVTRFGRDAVEKILPASITGPIAMVIGLTLAGNALQDAASIAIDTAGTIGVSESQIALASNMAWIISLVTLISTVMFSVHLKGMLGQVPLLLGPLLGCITAFIIQLVTGIDLFKVLPETGNGIFALPTFTLPKANWMAVAAIMPIAIATIPESTAHVYQLDIYVNDLAKKKGSSKRFNIADKLGLNLIGDGIGDIVSGMVGGPAGTNYGENISAMAITKVFSIPVLMGAAVIAMIISCFTPLVNAIYSIPTAVIGGLEVYLFGAIAAQGIAIMVEKKVDLFSSRNISVIATIMIIGLGGQYGFGGNIPFFGLEIPCIAGAAIFGILLNLLMGIGEKKEKVENE from the coding sequence ATGGAAAAGAATAAGCAGGTTGTTGGGTATTTGCCAGATGAACGCCCACCATTATGGAAATTAGTATTATATGCAATTCAACAAGTAATTGTAATGTTCCCTGCTACGGTTGCAGTAGCGATTATTACAGGATTTCATATCTCGACTACAATTTTTGCAAGTGGTTTAGCAACAATTTGTTTCCTTTTTGTAACAAAGAAGAAAATCCCACTATATTATGGCTCAAGCTTTTCTTATGTAGCAGCAATTGGTGGGTTAATGAGTTCTGAAGCACTTGCAGGTTATGGATTAAATGATAAAATTGCAATTGCTCAGTTTGGTATTGTAATGTCTGGTTTTATTTCAATTATTGCCGGATTTATCGTAACTCGTTTTGGTAGAGATGCCGTAGAAAAAATTCTTCCTGCTTCTATAACAGGTCCTATTGCTATGGTAATTGGTTTAACCCTTGCTGGAAATGCATTACAGGATGCAGCTTCTATCGCAATTGATACTGCAGGAACTATTGGCGTTTCTGAATCTCAAATCGCACTAGCTAGCAATATGGCTTGGATTATTTCCTTAGTAACGTTAATTTCAACAGTAATGTTTTCGGTACATTTAAAAGGAATGCTTGGACAGGTTCCATTATTACTTGGTCCACTTCTTGGTTGTATCACTGCATTTATTATACAATTAGTAACAGGTATTGATTTATTTAAAGTATTACCAGAGACAGGAAATGGTATTTTCGCTCTTCCTACCTTTACTTTGCCAAAAGCAAATTGGATGGCAGTAGCGGCAATTATGCCAATTGCAATTGCAACAATTCCTGAATCTACTGCACATGTATATCAGCTTGATATTTATGTAAATGATTTAGCAAAGAAAAAAGGATCTAGTAAAAGATTTAACATCGCTGACAAGCTCGGTCTTAACTTAATCGGTGATGGTATTGGCGATATCGTATCTGGTATGGTTGGTGGACCAGCTGGTACAAACTATGGTGAAAATATTAGTGCAATGGCAATCACAAAAGTATTCTCTATCCCAGTATTAATGGGAGCAGCTGTTATTGCAATGATTATTTCTTGTTTTACACCACTTGTAAATGCAATTTATTCTATTCCAACAGCTGTTATCGGTGGTTTAGAAGTATACTTATTTGGTGCGATTGCAGCGCAAGGTATTGCAATCATGGTAGAGAAAAAAGTTGACTTATTTAGTTCAAGAAATATTTCTGTAATTGCTACTATTATGATTATTGGTCTTGGTGGACAATATGGATTTGGTGGAAACATTCCATTCTTTGGTCTTGAAATTCCATGTATCGCTGGTGCAGCAATTTTCGGTATCCTTTTAAATCTTCTTATGGGGATTGGAGAAAAGAAAGAAAAAGTAGAAAACGAATAA
- the pyrR gene encoding bifunctional pyr operon transcriptional regulator/uracil phosphoribosyltransferase PyrR, whose product MKLKAQIMDESAVERTIVRIAHQILEKNQGTENLCIIGIKTRGVPLAKKIVKAIEAIEGVTLDLGILDITLYRDDLTKEKEDPVLNATEIPFSVAGKNVVLVDDVIFTGRTARAAMEAVMENGRAAKIQLAVLIDRGHRELPIRPDFVGKNIPTSKLELVGVHFKECDNETGVRLYDR is encoded by the coding sequence ATGAAATTAAAAGCGCAAATCATGGATGAGAGTGCAGTAGAACGTACCATTGTCCGTATTGCTCATCAGATTCTTGAGAAAAACCAAGGAACTGAAAATTTATGTATTATTGGTATTAAAACCAGAGGAGTCCCACTTGCTAAGAAGATTGTGAAAGCAATTGAAGCAATTGAAGGGGTAACACTTGATCTTGGTATATTGGATATCACTTTATATCGAGACGACTTAACAAAAGAGAAGGAAGACCCAGTTCTTAATGCGACGGAAATTCCATTTTCAGTAGCTGGTAAAAACGTAGTTCTTGTGGATGATGTTATATTTACAGGACGTACCGCTAGAGCTGCAATGGAGGCAGTCATGGAAAATGGACGAGCAGCGAAAATACAACTTGCTGTATTAATCGATCGTGGACATAGGGAACTTCCAATCAGACCTGACTTTGTTGGAAAAAATATACCAACATCGAAGCTAGAACTTGTTGGTGTGCACTTTAAGGAGTGTGATAATGAAACAGGAGTTAGGTTGTACGACAGATAA
- a CDS encoding M14 family metallopeptidase: protein MFQEVIHTVKSPFRDDMHIFGFRFGRGDKAACIVGPTRGNEIQQLYICSQLIKELSRLEKTGAILNNNEILVIPTLNQFSINIEKRFWAMDKSDINRMFPGDEYGETTERIAANVFEAVKGYSYGIQFASFHTPGEFIPHVRMMDTGKQNLSLANLFGLPYVVTKKPHPFDTGTLNYCWQMDGTNAFSVYTPMTSSIDEKSARQAVSSVLRFLTRMGIIKYNCHSGFIATMLDEDSLMPITSDVSGIYRPLKQPGDEVKFGDILAEIVDPIEGEVISQIISPSDGIIFFAHSKPLVIQNCTVYRMIRRLHE from the coding sequence ATGTTTCAAGAAGTAATACATACCGTGAAATCACCGTTTCGTGATGATATGCATATCTTTGGATTTCGTTTTGGTAGAGGTGATAAGGCAGCTTGCATTGTTGGGCCGACACGTGGAAATGAAATACAACAGCTCTACATATGTTCTCAGTTAATTAAAGAACTTTCTCGTCTTGAGAAGACTGGAGCAATTCTAAACAATAATGAAATCCTAGTAATTCCAACATTAAATCAATTCTCTATCAATATAGAGAAACGTTTTTGGGCAATGGATAAATCCGATATCAATCGAATGTTTCCTGGAGATGAGTATGGGGAGACAACAGAGCGTATTGCAGCAAATGTATTTGAAGCAGTGAAAGGTTATAGCTATGGGATACAATTTGCAAGTTTTCATACTCCTGGCGAATTCATACCTCATGTGCGAATGATGGATACTGGAAAACAGAATTTAAGTTTAGCCAATTTATTTGGCCTACCTTATGTAGTTACAAAAAAGCCACATCCTTTTGATACAGGTACCTTAAACTATTGTTGGCAAATGGATGGAACCAATGCTTTTTCAGTGTACACACCAATGACATCAAGCATTGATGAAAAATCAGCAAGGCAAGCAGTGTCCTCAGTCTTACGTTTTTTAACTAGGATGGGAATTATAAAGTATAATTGCCATAGTGGATTTATTGCAACTATGCTTGATGAGGATTCACTTATGCCGATTACTTCAGACGTATCTGGTATTTATCGTCCTTTAAAACAACCAGGGGATGAGGTTAAATTTGGGGATATTTTAGCTGAAATTGTAGATCCAATTGAAGGTGAAGTAATCTCTCAAATCATTTCGCCAAGTGATGGAATTATTTTCTTTGCTCATAGTAAGCCACTGGTAATACAAAATTGCACGGTATATCGAATGATTCGTAGATTGCATGAGTAA
- a CDS encoding M14 family metallopeptidase: MIKTVVSVGLPVLETLHIKKNSLEPLNANMKDKLKRICIVTGIHGDELEGQYICYELIRRIQENMDLLSGIVDVYPCVNPLGMESITRRIPTFDLDMNRSFPGNLEGDMSEYAAAKLMEDVSGADFCLDLHASNIFLREIPQVRLGKEQEANLLPYAKLLNTDFIWVHSSPTVQAASLYDSLNSIGVPTLSVEMGVGMRITKQFGDQLLEGIFCLMKELGIWQGDVITPKEPTISTDKDKVSLIHAEASGIFLPSVEHWMGIRKGEMVGEIVNSLSGKVEQQILAPCDGMVFTLREYPVVYKGSLIARILGGE; this comes from the coding sequence ATGATAAAAACAGTTGTATCAGTTGGTCTACCGGTGTTAGAAACTTTACATATAAAAAAGAATAGCCTTGAACCTTTAAATGCAAATATGAAAGATAAACTGAAACGTATTTGCATAGTAACAGGAATCCATGGGGATGAATTAGAAGGGCAATATATATGTTATGAATTGATCAGGCGCATACAAGAGAACATGGATTTGCTATCTGGAATCGTAGATGTTTACCCATGTGTCAATCCTCTTGGTATGGAATCAATTACTAGAAGAATACCAACCTTTGATTTAGATATGAATCGTAGTTTCCCGGGAAATTTAGAAGGAGATATGTCTGAATATGCAGCGGCAAAGCTAATGGAGGACGTTTCTGGGGCTGATTTTTGTTTGGATTTACATGCGAGTAATATATTTTTACGTGAAATACCACAGGTACGTTTGGGAAAAGAGCAAGAAGCTAACTTACTGCCATACGCAAAACTTTTGAATACAGATTTTATTTGGGTGCATTCTTCACCAACCGTACAAGCAGCAAGTTTATATGATAGCTTAAATTCCATAGGAGTTCCAACGCTTTCGGTTGAAATGGGAGTTGGAATGAGAATTACAAAGCAATTTGGTGATCAATTGCTAGAAGGAATTTTTTGTTTGATGAAGGAACTTGGAATATGGCAAGGAGACGTCATTACTCCGAAAGAACCCACGATATCTACAGATAAAGATAAGGTTAGTTTAATACATGCAGAAGCCTCTGGGATTTTTTTACCTAGTGTCGAACATTGGATGGGAATACGAAAAGGAGAAATGGTTGGAGAAATCGTAAATAGCTTATCTGGCAAAGTTGAGCAGCAAATCCTTGCTCCTTGCGATGGAATGGTGTTCACACTACGTGAATATCCAGTTGTCTATAAAGGATCATTGATTGCAAGAATTTTAGGAGGTGAATAG